From a region of the Halobacillus halophilus DSM 2266 genome:
- a CDS encoding DUF4352 domain-containing protein, with amino-acid sequence MDKKNQSKQIKKKGESYTMAKEKKKKVKKPFYKKIWVWVLAIIVIGAVATSGGDETASDNSGNDAEATEANADASSSSNESSSNEGSSSEESNEENAEESDEVKTAKIGEPSEVDNVTFTVTDVEETSEIDSGNDFIDNAKTSGKFVLVDVTVKNGKSEALTIDSSYFKLNAGGSEYEPTTSGEVTMALSSEDDFFLTQVNPDLEKTGTIAFEVGGDVEVSEATLKASPGFWGTKATEIQLSE; translated from the coding sequence ATGGACAAGAAAAATCAATCAAAACAAATTAAGAAAAAAGGGGAATCATACACTATGGCAAAAGAAAAGAAGAAGAAGGTTAAGAAACCATTCTACAAGAAAATTTGGGTTTGGGTTTTAGCGATAATCGTAATCGGAGCAGTTGCGACAAGTGGCGGCGACGAAACCGCAAGCGATAACAGTGGAAACGACGCAGAAGCCACAGAAGCAAACGCCGACGCATCTTCATCCTCTAACGAAAGCAGTTCCAACGAAGGTAGCTCGTCCGAAGAATCCAACGAAGAAAATGCGGAAGAATCTGACGAAGTGAAAACGGCGAAGATCGGAGAGCCATCCGAGGTAGATAACGTTACTTTCACGGTTACTGACGTAGAGGAAACTAGCGAGATCGACTCCGGGAACGATTTTATAGATAATGCGAAAACCTCCGGGAAATTCGTACTCGTGGACGTTACGGTCAAGAACGGAAAGAGCGAGGCTTTAACGATTGACTCAAGTTACTTCAAACTTAACGCCGGAGGCTCTGAGTACGAGCCGACAACCTCTGGAGAGGTTACGATGGCCCTAAGTTCCGAGGACGACTTTTTCTTAACGCAAGTAAACCCAGACCTCGAGAAAACCGGAACTATTGCGTTTGAAGTAGGAGGGGACGTAGAAGTCTCCGAGGCAACGTTAAAAGCGTCCCCTGGCTTTTGGGGAACGAAAGCAACTGAGATTCAATTAAGCGAGTAA
- a CDS encoding helix-turn-helix domain-containing protein: MAIRITLKDTLEERGVSQRGLARELGLRPAAINNLVNNNRNFVYLYHLDLIARYFDIDVCDLIEYDPTEPHENPDTSNNHTNDATPS, translated from the coding sequence ATGGCAATTAGAATTACATTAAAAGATACTTTAGAGGAGAGAGGCGTCTCCCAAAGAGGTTTAGCAAGGGAATTAGGGCTTCGTCCTGCTGCGATTAATAACCTAGTAAATAATAACCGCAATTTCGTTTATCTGTATCACTTGGACTTAATAGCGAGATACTTTGATATTGACGTCTGTGACTTGATCGAATACGATCCAACGGAACCACACGAAAATCCAGATACATCAAATAATCATACGAACGACGCTACTCCGAGTTAA
- a CDS encoding helix-turn-helix domain-containing protein encodes MNYNVRLTSEQLKQLRIIKGISVRKFGRSVDLSAAYISLMENGKRTIPPKVENVIRKEYGLTDRELMKLAYLTDAIEKVGEANEA; translated from the coding sequence ATGAATTACAACGTAAGACTAACGTCGGAACAATTAAAGCAACTACGCATTATAAAGGGAATCAGCGTTAGGAAATTCGGAAGGTCGGTCGACCTATCTGCGGCTTATATCTCGTTAATGGAGAATGGAAAACGTACTATTCCCCCGAAGGTCGAGAACGTTATACGAAAAGAGTACGGCTTAACAGATCGGGAGCTTATGAAACTCGCATATCTAACGGATGCGATCGAAAAGGTCGGAGAGGCTAACGAGGCTTAA
- a CDS encoding helix-turn-helix domain-containing protein, with amino-acid sequence MRLNQARRRSKLTENDVKEIRKRYAKGGITQKELGEIYGVSTFPISTVVNRKGWKHVGEDDNDEQQTSTETPPTTIGGIKDFLANNAKVKSVTVEIDGVETKLTESSF; translated from the coding sequence ATGCGATTAAATCAAGCGAGGCGTAGGTCGAAACTCACGGAGAACGACGTTAAGGAAATCCGAAAACGTTACGCAAAAGGCGGAATCACACAAAAGGAGCTCGGGGAGATTTACGGGGTTTCGACTTTCCCGATCTCCACGGTAGTCAATCGAAAGGGATGGAAACACGTCGGAGAGGACGACAACGACGAACAACAAACTTCAACGGAAACACCGCCGACAACGATCGGAGGCATTAAGGACTTTCTCGCTAACAATGCGAAAGTTAAAAGCGTAACGGTCGAGATCGACGGGGTAGAAACGAAACTCACGGAGAGCTCATTTTAA